CAGGCTGGCGCGCCGCGCCAACACCTGATCGCAGGACGCCTGCGTGCGCGTCACCCACTGAGCCAGTTTGGCCTCGTCAGGTTTTTTGCGCAGCTCAAGCAACTGCCGCCGCAGCCGGTGGCGGTCGGCGAGCATGGCGTGATCGAGGTTTTTCAGCAGTTTGTCGATGGAAGGCGATTCGTCAGTCATCAGGTACGCAAAAGTCGTCTAGTGGCGCAGGGGGCGGATTGTCGCAGATTTGCGCCCCCATGTGATCGTTCCCACGCTCTGCGTGGGAATGCAGCCCGGGACGCTCCGCGTCCCAAGAGCGGACGCAGAGCGTCCATTGAGGCATTCTCACGCAGAGCGTGGGAACGATCTCTTGAGGCTATTCGTTATCGAGGCCCTTGCGCCGATACGGAAACACATCAATCACCTTCCCCGCCCGAATCGCCTCCTGCAGCCCCTTCCAGTAATCAGCGTTGTACAACTCACCGTGCAACTGATCGAACAACTTTCGCTGCCCCGAATCGGCAAACAGAAACGGTGGAAATTCCTCGGGAAATACATCCAGTGGCCCGATCGAGTACCACGGTTCGGAGGCCATTTCGTCTTCCGGGGTGCGCGGTTGCGGGATGTGGCGGAAGTTGGCTTCGGTCAGGAAGCAAATCTCATCGTAGTCATAAAACACCACCCGACCGTGACGGGTGACGCCAAAATTCTTCAGCAACATGTCGCCGGGGAAAATGTTCGCTGCCGCCAGTTGCTTGATCGCCAGACCGTAATCCTCCAGCGCCTCGCGAACCTGCGCCTCGTTGGCGTGTTCCAGATAGAGGTTCAACGGCGTCATCCGGCGTTCGGTCCAGCAGTGGCGAATCAACACCGTGTCACCTTCCAGCGATACCGTGGACGCGGCCACCTCAAGCAATTCTTCCAGGCATGCCGGCTCGAACTTGCTCAACGGAAAACGGAAGTCGGCGAACTCCTGGGTATCGGCCATGCGCCCGACCCGGTCGACGCTTTTCACCAGGCGATACTTTTCGATCACCGTGGCGCGGTCGACGTTTTTCGACGGCGAGAAGCGGTCCTTGATGATCTTGAACACGGTGTTGAAGCCCGGCAGGGTAAACACGCTCATGACCATGCCGCGCACGCCGGGGGCCATGATGAACTGGTCGTCGGTGTTGGCCAGGTGATTGATCAGCGCCCGGTAGAACTCGGACTTGCCATGCTTGTAGAAGCCAATCGAGGTGTACAGCTCGGCGATGTGCTTGCCCGGCAGGATGCGTTTGAGAAAGCCGATAAATTCCGCCGGCACCGGCACATCGACCATGAAGTACGAACGGGTGAAGGAGAAAATGATCGACACCTCCGCCTCGTCGGTGATCAGCGCATCGATCTGGATGCCCCGGCCTTCGCGGTGCAGCAGCGGAATCACCAGTGGCCATTGATCGTCCTGGGTGTAAATGCGCCCCACCAGATAGGCGCCCTTATTGCGGTAAAGCACCGAGGAAAACAGCTCGACACTCAGTTCCGGGTCCTTGCAGACCCAATCCGGCAGGTTCTCGCGCAATTGTGCTTCGAGGCGGCGCAGGTCGCCGGACAAATCGGCGTAATCCTCGCTGAAGCGATAGTCGGAAAAAATGCTCGCAAGCATGCCGGACAACTGGCCATGGGGCTTGTAGGTGCGGGTTTGCGCCGCCCGGGCGCGGCGCAGGCTTGGCCGCGTGGTGTGGATGAACATGCAGCCGTCGCTGATCAGGTCGTGGCTGAACAGCCCGCAGAAAATCGAGTTGTACCAGGTCTCGGACAGTTCATCGTCGAAGCGCAGGTCGATCAGGCTGATATAGGCGCTTTTGACCAACGGCCAGCTGCTGACGTCCATCAGCACATCGGCGGCGAACGACTGATGCAGGCGCCCAACCGTTTCGCCGACTTTCTCTTCGTAGAGGTTGATCCGCGCCGCCGACGCGACTTGTGTCGTCTGCCACTGGGCCTGCTCGAAGCGGGCTCGAGCGCCGTCGGTGATCTGACGGAAATGCTCGCGGTAATCGTCAAAGCCATCGAGGATCATTCGGGCGATGTCGGCGGCTGGCCATTGCTGCGGCATAGGTAAAACCTCGGCGGCTGTTCTTGTCGTTGGAGCCTGAGCTTAGTGGCCCTGCGTGACGCAACGCAACCATTGCCTTGTGCCCTGACTGGCGCGACACTTGCGCGCCAATCAAGGAAGGAAAGTGCTGTGAACCCCGTCGATATCCTGCGTATGTTGTCACTTGCCGCCATCTGGGGGGCGAGCTTTCTGTTCATGCGCATTATTGCCCCAGTGATTGGCACAATCCCCACTGCTTTTTTCCGTGTATCGATTGCCGCTGTCGGGCTGCTGGTGATCGTCGGGCTGATGCGCATCAGCTGGGATTTCAAAGGCAAACTCAAGACGGTGATGCTGCTCGGGCTTATCAACTCCGGGATTCCAGCAACCCTCTATTCCGTGGCCGCCCAGGTGTTGCCGGCCGGTTACTCAGCGATTTTCAACGCCACCACGCCTTTGATGGGGGTGTTGATCGGAGGACTGTTCTTCCATGAAAAACTCACCGGCGCGAAGGTCTGCGGGGTGTTTCTCGGACTGTTCGGCGTCGGCATCCTCACCCGCGCAGGTCCGGTGGCGTTCGACATGGAACTGCTGATGGGCGCACTCGCGTGCCTGATGGCCACCACCTGCTATGGCTTTGCCGGGTTCCTCGCCCGACGCTGGCTCGACCATGCCGGCGGTCTCGACAGTCGCCTTTCGGCGTTGGGCAGCATGCTTGGCGCAACGTTGCTTTTGCTGCCGCTGTTCGGCTACAGCGTAATCAGCCAACCACCAGCGAGCTGGGGCGGCTGGAGCGTCTGGTTGTCGTTGCTGGGGTTGGGTTTGGGCTGCACCGCGTTTGCCTACATTATTTACTTCCGCCTGCTCAGCTCGATCGGCCCGGTGAAATCGATGACCGTGACCTTCATGATTCCGCCGTTCGGGGTGTTGTGGGGCGCGCTGTTGCTGAATGAGCCGCTGTCGATGGCGCACCTTTATGGCGGAGTATTGATTGCGGTGGCGTTGTGGCTGGTCTTGAAGCGGGCGGTGGTGAAACCGGTTGAAGTGGTTGCTCGGTAGTGCTGTTGGCAATGCCATCGCGAGCAAGCTCGGTCCCACAATGGATCGGTGTCACGACGAAGATCCAATGTGGGAACGGTGCCCGAAGCAATGCTTCGGGCCTTGTTTGACTCAAGCAGTTTTACGGAAGACGAACACCAGACCAATGATGATCAGCAGCATGCCGAGCATGCTCAATGCCGCCAGGCGGTTGCCAAAAATCAGGTAGTCCATCACCGCCGTCACCGCTGGCACCAGATAGAACAGACTGGTGACATTCACCAGATTGCCCCGGGCGATCAGTCGATACAGCAGCAGCGTCGCCAGCACTGATACCACCAACCCCATCCACAACACCGGCACGATGAACCCTGTGCTGTGTTCAACGTGAAAGGGCTGGAACGGTACGAAGATCCCGCAGAGCAACAGCCCCGCGAGGTACTGCACCGGCAGCGTGCCGAGGGGATTGTCGGTAATACGCTTCTGCATGATCGAGCCGAAGGTCATGCTCGCCAGCGCCAACAGACCGAAGAGCATTCCGGCCAACGACATACCGGCCAAACCGATGCCTTGGTAAACCACCATGATCAAACCGGCCAAACCTAGCGCCAGACCGAACATCCGGCTTATTGATCGGTGCCGCTCCATGATCACTACGGTGAGAATCGGTTGAACGCCCATGATGGTTGCCATCATTCCCGGCGTGACATTCAGGTTGAGGGCCAGCAGATAGAAAATCTGATAAGCCCCCAGCAACACCACGCCCGTGGCCATCGCATACAACATCGGCTTGCCGCCCTTGGGCAGTTTCAGCTTGAGCAACGGCATCAACAGCACCAGCCCGCACAAGGCGATGGCGAAACGAACCAGCAAAAAGGCAAAGGGAGACGCGTGGGCCAGGCCCCATTTAGAGAAGATCGCCCCGCTGCTCCACAGCAAAACGAACAGGCTCGTGGACGCCGCCGCGAGCGCGGATTTTTTCGAAAGGACAAACATGAATACCACCTGTAGTCAGGCAAAAAGCCAACTCAGCCGAAGCTGAAATTCAGTAGTTTTTTCAGGCGCTTTTCAGATGGGCACGGGAACAGCAGAAAAAAGCTGATCAGCCCGAAAAGCCAACGCCTGGCGGTGATACGACTGCGCACACCGGCGTGCTACTGACAGGTGGGGGGTAATGACTGATCTGCGCAGGCTGCTGATTCCCGCACGGCACGACGCCAGCGTTGACCGCTGAATCGACTACCGCATTGATGGGGGAAGCTGGCATGGGCTGATCTTTTTTGATGGGTGAAAGGGTGGTTCAGGAAACCACCGAGGGCCGACTATAACCAGCGTGTGACATGTATTGCAATGACTTGGACAAAGGGCCAGTAGCAGCTGTCGAGCTCCCGCGAGGCTGCGTTCGGCTGCGAAGCAGTCGTCAATCCGATCACCTTGATTTACCTGAAAAACCGCATTGGCTGATTTACGACTGCTTCGCAGCCGAACGCAGGCTTCGCCAGCTGCTACAGATCGCATTACGGCTTAACTGACTGGGGATGGCTTTTTGTGCAGAAACCGGTCTCAACCAAACAGCCAATACCCCAACAACGTCAACACCACCACCGCCAGCACCGGTCGCAATACGCGGTAAGCCTTGGGGTTACGACGCTTCCACTGTTTGACCATACCGCTGAATTTGTCGCTGAAGTTCTTGCTCCAGGCATAGGCCTGATTGATCCCGCCAACGCGTTCATCGTCAAGGTTCTGGGGTGCAGTGGCGCGCCCCAGCAAGCCGCTGATCCAGCGGTTGATACGGGTCATGAGGCGGTTGCTCATCGGTCGCTCGATGTCGCAAAACAGGATGACCCGGGTTTGCTCGGTTTCGTTCTTGACCCAGTGCACGTAGGTTTCATCGAACATCACGTCTTCCCCATCACGCCAGGCATAAACCTGACCATCGACGAAGATGCGGCAATGATCGGAATTCGGTGTCGACAGACCCAAGTGATAACGCAAAGAACCGGCGAACGGGTCGCGATGCGGGTTGAGGTGACTGCCACCGGGTAGCAGCGCAAACATGGCGCCTTTGATGTTGGGAATACTGCTGACCAACGCCACGGTTTTCGGGCACAAGGTTTCGGCCGACGGCAGGGGTTTGTCATACCACTTGAGGTAGAAACGCTTCCAGCCCTTCTTGAAGAATGAACCGAAACCGGCGTCGTTGTTCCTTTCGGCGGCGCGAATATAGCCCTCGTCGAACAAGTGCATGGCTTCATCGCGGATAACTTCCCAGTTGTCCCTGAGCACATCCAGTTCGGGGAACTTGCTGCGGTCCAGGTAGGGCTTGGATGGCACGCTGGAGAACAGGTACATCAGGGCGTTATAGGGTGCAAACAGGGCCGAGTGATTGACGAACTGACGCAGAACCGGCAAACGCGCCTTGCCACGCAAGTGCACATAGAGTGTGCTGCCGAGGAACAGCAACAACACCGACGCCTTCGCGACAAAGGGAAAGTTCATCTACAACTCCTTGATAGTAGGTAACTTTGCACAACGCCATTTACCCGACGTGGCAGTCGGCCATGATAAACACTACCGGCCTCGGGAAAAACCCGCATAACGCAACATTCAGTGTTAAGGATTACGCAATAAACACTTATTAACACAGGGTTCCTGAATGGGGGCTGACCCGAATCAACCCCTATGATAAGGAGGCTTGCCCCAATTCCTGTGGGAGCGTGGCTTGCCCGCGAAGAACGATGACGCGTAATACCTGACAAACCGCGGTGCATTCTTCGCGGGCAAGCCACGCTCCCACAGGATTTTCGTCGTTCACATTTCTTGACTTACCGGCACTGGGACTTGCTCCCGTTCGCCTGCAAAGCAATCGTAAATGTTATTGCTGATTCTCCTGTTCGGTAAACAGATCACTGAACAGCATGCTCGACAGGTAGCGTTCGCCAGAGTCGGGCAGGATCACCACGATGGTCTTGCCCTGCATTTCCGGGGTTTCGGCCAGCCGCACAGCCACTGCCATGGCAGCGCCGCATGAGATACCGCTCAAAATCCCTTCTTCCTGCATCAGCCGCAGGGCCATCGCCTTGGACTCATCGTCGCTGACCAGCTCCACCCGATCGACCATCGACAGATCCAGGTTCTTCGGCACAAAACCAGCGCCGATGCCCTGGATTTTATGAGGGCTCGGCTTGATCTCTTCCCCGGCCATCGCCTGGGTGATCACAGGAGATACCAGCGGCTCCACCGCCACCGAGATAATCGGCTTGCCCTGGGTATTCTTGATATACCGCGAAACCCCGGTAATGGTTCCACCCGTTCCGACGCCCGCTACCAGCACATCAACCGCGCCGTCGGTGTCGTTCCAGATCTCCGGCCCGGTGGTTTTTTCGTGGATGGCCGGGTTGGCCGGGTTTTCGAACTGCGCCGGCATGAAGTAGGTGGATGGATCACTGGCGAGGATTTCGGCGGCCTTCTCGATCGCGCCTTTCATGCCTTTGGCCGGTTCCGTCAACACCAGTTCGGCACCAAGGGCTTTGAGCACCTTGCGTCGTTCGATGCTCATGGACGCCGGCATGGTCAATACCAGTCGATAACCGCGGGCGGCGGCAACGAACGCCAGGCCGATGCCGGTATTGCCCGAAGTCGGTTCGATGATGGTCATGCCGGGCTTGAGTTTACCGCTGCTTTCGGCCTCCCAGATCATGTTCGCGCCGATCCGGCACTTGACCGAATAACCGGGGTTGCGCCCTTCGATCTTGGCCAGGATGGTGACACCGCGCGGGGCGATACGGTTGATCTGCACCAGCGGCGTATTGCCAATGGAATGGGCGTTGTCAGCATAAATACGGCTCATGGCTGGGTCCTTATACAGCGTTGAATTAACTGTCCAAGGTATGCCTGTTACCCGTGGTCGTCCAGTCAGTCGAACGTCCGCTTACCCCCGCAGTCAATCGCTTTATACCGCCAGAGATTTGCTGCCATGAAGCGTCGATACAGTTGGCCCCTGTGGACCCTCGCCGGCATCGTTCTGCTGCTGGTTGCCCTGCACATTGCCCTGCCCTACGTGGTGCGCGATTACCTCAACGAAAGATTGGCGAACATGGGTGACTACCGCGGGCAGATTACCGACGTAGACCTGGCCCTGTGGCGCGGCGCCTACAAAATCAATGGACTGAAAATCGTCAAGGTCAATGGCAAGGTTCCCGTGCCTTTCGTCAACGCGCCATTAATTGACCTCTCCGTCAGCTGGCACTCGCTCTGGTACGACCATGCCGTGGTGGGCGAGGCCCAGTTCGACAAACCCGAGGTGAACTTCGTCGACGGCGGTGCCAACAAAAAAAACTCCCAGACCGGTCAGGGCACCGACTGGCGGGCACAATTGGAAAAACTGCTGCCGATCACCCTGAATGAAGTTCGGATCAACGATGGCCGGATCACCTTTCGAAACTTCAATTCAAAACCGCCCGTAAACATGAATGCCACCCAGGTC
This genomic stretch from Pseudomonas wuhanensis harbors:
- the aceK gene encoding bifunctional isocitrate dehydrogenase kinase/phosphatase, which codes for MPQQWPAADIARMILDGFDDYREHFRQITDGARARFEQAQWQTTQVASAARINLYEEKVGETVGRLHQSFAADVLMDVSSWPLVKSAYISLIDLRFDDELSETWYNSIFCGLFSHDLISDGCMFIHTTRPSLRRARAAQTRTYKPHGQLSGMLASIFSDYRFSEDYADLSGDLRRLEAQLRENLPDWVCKDPELSVELFSSVLYRNKGAYLVGRIYTQDDQWPLVIPLLHREGRGIQIDALITDEAEVSIIFSFTRSYFMVDVPVPAEFIGFLKRILPGKHIAELYTSIGFYKHGKSEFYRALINHLANTDDQFIMAPGVRGMVMSVFTLPGFNTVFKIIKDRFSPSKNVDRATVIEKYRLVKSVDRVGRMADTQEFADFRFPLSKFEPACLEELLEVAASTVSLEGDTVLIRHCWTERRMTPLNLYLEHANEAQVREALEDYGLAIKQLAAANIFPGDMLLKNFGVTRHGRVVFYDYDEICFLTEANFRHIPQPRTPEDEMASEPWYSIGPLDVFPEEFPPFLFADSGQRKLFDQLHGELYNADYWKGLQEAIRAGKVIDVFPYRRKGLDNE
- a CDS encoding aspartyl/asparaginyl beta-hydroxylase domain-containing protein, coding for MNFPFVAKASVLLLFLGSTLYVHLRGKARLPVLRQFVNHSALFAPYNALMYLFSSVPSKPYLDRSKFPELDVLRDNWEVIRDEAMHLFDEGYIRAAERNNDAGFGSFFKKGWKRFYLKWYDKPLPSAETLCPKTVALVSSIPNIKGAMFALLPGGSHLNPHRDPFAGSLRYHLGLSTPNSDHCRIFVDGQVYAWRDGEDVMFDETYVHWVKNETEQTRVILFCDIERPMSNRLMTRINRWISGLLGRATAPQNLDDERVGGINQAYAWSKNFSDKFSGMVKQWKRRNPKAYRVLRPVLAVVVLTLLGYWLFG
- the cysK gene encoding cysteine synthase A, with translation MSRIYADNAHSIGNTPLVQINRIAPRGVTILAKIEGRNPGYSVKCRIGANMIWEAESSGKLKPGMTIIEPTSGNTGIGLAFVAAARGYRLVLTMPASMSIERRKVLKALGAELVLTEPAKGMKGAIEKAAEILASDPSTYFMPAQFENPANPAIHEKTTGPEIWNDTDGAVDVLVAGVGTGGTITGVSRYIKNTQGKPIISVAVEPLVSPVITQAMAGEEIKPSPHKIQGIGAGFVPKNLDLSMVDRVELVSDDESKAMALRLMQEEGILSGISCGAAMAVAVRLAETPEMQGKTIVVILPDSGERYLSSMLFSDLFTEQENQQ
- a CDS encoding DMT family transporter, translating into MFVLSKKSALAAASTSLFVLLWSSGAIFSKWGLAHASPFAFLLVRFAIALCGLVLLMPLLKLKLPKGGKPMLYAMATGVVLLGAYQIFYLLALNLNVTPGMMATIMGVQPILTVVIMERHRSISRMFGLALGLAGLIMVVYQGIGLAGMSLAGMLFGLLALASMTFGSIMQKRITDNPLGTLPVQYLAGLLLCGIFVPFQPFHVEHSTGFIVPVLWMGLVVSVLATLLLYRLIARGNLVNVTSLFYLVPAVTAVMDYLIFGNRLAALSMLGMLLIIIGLVFVFRKTA
- a CDS encoding DMT family transporter, whose amino-acid sequence is MNPVDILRMLSLAAIWGASFLFMRIIAPVIGTIPTAFFRVSIAAVGLLVIVGLMRISWDFKGKLKTVMLLGLINSGIPATLYSVAAQVLPAGYSAIFNATTPLMGVLIGGLFFHEKLTGAKVCGVFLGLFGVGILTRAGPVAFDMELLMGALACLMATTCYGFAGFLARRWLDHAGGLDSRLSALGSMLGATLLLLPLFGYSVISQPPASWGGWSVWLSLLGLGLGCTAFAYIIYFRLLSSIGPVKSMTVTFMIPPFGVLWGALLLNEPLSMAHLYGGVLIAVALWLVLKRAVVKPVEVVAR